DNA from Streptomyces sp. NBC_01260:
CCGGGCTCCATGGCCAAGCGCGTGCAACAGCTCTGCCAGTACCTGGTGGCGCAGTACGACGGGGTGGCGAGCGGGGTGTGGAGCGATGCCGCCACCGGGGCCGAGCTGCGGAAGCGGCTGAACGCCCTGCCCGGGTTCGGCACCCAGAAGTCGCAGATCTTCCTGGCGCTGCTGGGCAAGCAGTTCGGCGTCCGGCCGCCGGGCTGGCGCGAGGCGGCGGGGCCGTACGGGGAGGCCGGCTCGCACCGCTCGGTCGCCGACATCACCGGCCCCGAGTCGCTCGCCGAGGTCCGCGCGTACAAGCAGGAGGCCAAACAGGCCGCCAAGGCGGCGAAGGCCGGCGCCAGGAGCAGGTGAGCGCCCCGTCCTCACTACCGTCTGCGGCGGGCCGTACCGAAGAGCGAGCGTGAGATCTCCCGGCCCACCCGCGCCTGCTCGGGCAGCGCACCTCCGGTACCGGAGGCACCGATCGCACCACCCTCCGCGCCCCCGAGCGCGCCCCCGCCCGTGCTGTCGCTGCCACTCATCACGGCCTCAATTCCGGAATCGACGCTTATATGACCTCGTGGCCTGCATCGCAGTCCCGTCCCATGGCTGCGCCCGGAGGTTCTTGACCGGTAGGCTTTCCGTGTGATCTTCAAGCGCATCGGAAATGGCCAGCCTTATCCCGACCACGGCCGGGAAAGCACCCGGCAGTGGGCGGATGTCGCGCCGCGCCCGGTCCGCCTCGACCAGCTCGTGACCACCAAGGGCCAGTTGGATCTCGAAACCCTCCTCGCCGAGGACTCCACGTTCTACGGCGACCTGTTCGCCCACGTCGTGAAGTGGCAGGGCGACCTCTATCTGGAGGACGGACTGCACCGCGCGGTCCGTGCCGCGCTCCAGCAGCGCCAGGTACTGCACGCCCGCGTGCTCGAACTCGGCTGAGACACCGCCCCACACCGCCGCCCGCAGGGTTCGTTCGGGTGTTTTCCCACTCGGACGGGTGCGATCCATTGATCATTTAGTAGGCATCATCACCGGGCCGCACTACGCTGCGCCCATGAGCATGCTCACTCCCCCCGGCATGGGCGGAAAATACCGCATCACGGGTGACAAGTACCCACAAATGCGGCGCCCCCGCCGCAGCAGACTGGTCCTCGCGGCCACCGCCTCCGTGGTCGCCCTAGGGCTGGCCGGATGGGGCACGCTGCAGCTCATCGACGTCTTCACGGGCGGCGACAAGGCGGCCAGCGCCGCCGACCGCAAGGCGGACTGCCCGTCCGCCAAGCCGTCCGCGCCCGCCGCGGCACTGCCGAAGCCCGCGAAGATCAAGGTCAACGTCTACAACGCGACCCCGCGCGGCGGGCTCGCGAAGGCGGCGGCCGATGAGCTGAAGAAGCGCGGGTTCGCGATCGGCAAGATCGGCAACGCCCCCGCCGCGTACGACAAGAAGGTCACCGGTACCGGGATACTGCTCGGCGCTCCGACAGCGGTCAACGGCACCTTCCCGGTGCTCGGCACGCAGCTGCCCGGGGCCGCGACGAAGACCGACGCCCGCAAGTCCGCGGACGTCGATCTGATCATCGGTACGAAGTTCAAGGCGTTCAGCACGCCCCAGGCAGCCTCCACCGCCCTGACCGCGCTGACCAAGCCGGCCCCCGCGCCGTCCTCCTGCTGAGGACCGCGCGGGGCGGGCGGGGCTCCTGGAGCCCTTGGAGGGCCCCGGCTGCCGGGCCCTCCTAGCCGACGGTGCCGTACATCCGGTCACCCGCGTCGCCGAGGCCCGGCACGATGTAGCCGTGCTCGTTGAGCCGCTCGTCGACCGAGGCGGTGACCACGGTGACCGGCGTCCCCGCCAGCTCGCGCTCCATCACCTCGACGCCCTCGGGCGCGGCGAGCAGCACGACGGCGGTGACGTCGTCCGCACCGCGCTTGATCAGCTCCTGGATGGCCGCGACCAGCGTGCCGCCGGTGGCCAGCATCGGGTCCAGGACGTACACCTGGCGGCCCGAGAGGTCCTCCGGCATACGGGACGCGTACGTGGACGCCTGAAGCGTCTCCTCGTCGCGGATCATGCCCAGGAAGCCCACCTCGGCGGTCGGCAGCAGCCGGACCATGCCGTCGAGCATGCCGAGGCCGGCCCGCAGGATCGGCACGACCAGGGGCCGCGGATACGAGAGCTTCACGCCGGTGGTGGGTGTCACCGGGGTCTCGATGTCGACCTGCTCGGTGCGCACATCGCGGGTGGCCTCGTACGCGAGCAGGGTGACCAGCTCGTCGGCGAGGCGCCGGAAGGTCGGGGAGTCGGTGCGCTTGTCGCGCAGGGTGGTGAGTTTGTGCGCGACCAGCGGGTGGTCGACGACGTGGATCCGCATGGGACCCAGAGTAGCCGCGCCTCCCGCACCCGTGCGCTGGCATCAATCACACGTTCGGGGGGAAGGTGGGGGCATACGGACCCAGCCTGGGGGTGATGAGCCGATGCCGGACGGGGCACAGTACGAACGGGACGGGGCGGGCCCTCCCGAGCTCTGGGACACGCAGGACACACGGGACACGCAGGACACGCAGGAGACCGACGCGCAGGAGACCGACGCACAGCGCCGCAGGCGCCGCGCCCAGTTCCTCCGCGAGCTTCACGAGGCCAAGGCGCTGCGCGACCGGGTCCAGCCTCGGCGCGTCAAGGCCGCCCGAATGCGCCAGGCCATGCGGATGCGGACGTTTCGCTGGTAGCCGTCCGGCCTGCGGAAGAACCCCCTGCCGACGGGGTCGGACAGAACTGGTGGCCGACGCAACGTCCGAACTGCTCTCGCCGGGCCCTCGTTTCTGCCACGATTCCGATGGGCGGGACGCAGGGCAGCCGGACCACCGACTGCCCTCCCGCCGGACCGACACACCTAGGGTCTCTCGTTTGGATCAGGCCGGATCAGGGAGCAGGGTCCGGTGCGTGCAGCTGCGAGGCGGAGGATTGCGGAAACGCGGAGCGTCGGTGATTGACGACAACGCCGCAGATGGGCGTGCGGACCCCGCGAGCCCGGCCTGATCCGAACGAGAGGCCCCTAGACCAGTGGGAGAGTCACGGTGTACTTCGCCGCACTGCTCGCGCGCACCGAAGACGGGTGGGAAGCGAGCGACACGGATCTCGACGATGTGGAGACCCTGTCCGATCTGACGGAGCTGGCCCGTGAAGCCTCGGTTGACGAGGACACGGTGCTCGTTTTCATCGAGCAGGAGGACGCCTGGTTCGGCGTCATCCGGGTGGACGGTGAGGAGGACCCGCGTATCTACGTCTCGAACGCCTCCGCCGCCACCCGCTCCTCGTACGGGGAGATCCTGCTCACCGATGAACTGCTCGGCCGCGAACCCGGGGCCGAGGACTCGATTGCCGCCCTCGAAGAGCTCGTCGGACTCGACGGTACTGAGGACGGCGAGCCGGACAACGCCCCCGACAACGACAACGACACCGCCGACAACGATGACGACGACGGGCTCGACGCCGTACCGGCAGGTCCCCTGGGTGACACCGGGATCCTGTCCGACCTCGGGCTCCCCGAGGCGGAGCTGCTGATGCTGCGGACGGACGCACTGGTGGAGATCGCGGACGCGCTGGGAGCGGCCGAGGTTCTGGAGACCGTCCGTTAAGGTCCGCGGGTGACCGAAGCACCGCACCCGCAGGACCAGCCCCAACCGCACGATCCACCGCACGATCCCGTACGGAACCCGTGGCGGGCGGCCATGCGCCGCGCCCTGGACGAGGCCGACCGGGCGGCGGCGGCCGGCGATGTGCCGGTCGGCGCCGTCGTCCTCGCCCCGGACGGCACACCGCTCGCCACGGGACACAACGAACGCGAGGCGACCGGCGACCCGACCGCGCACGCCGAGATCCTCGCCCTCCGCCGGGCCGCCGCGGCGCTCGGCGAATGGCGGCTGTCCGGATGCACCCTGGTGGTCACGCTGGAGCCCTGCACGATGTGCGCGGGTGCGCTGGTGCAGTCCCGGGTGGCCCGGGTCGTCTACGGAGCCCCGGACGAGAAGGCCGGAGCGGCCGGCTCGCTCTGGGACGTCGTGCGCGACCGTCGGCTCAACCACCGCCCCGAGGTGATCCCCGGGGTGCTGGAGGCCGACTGCGCGGCCCGTCTCACCGCCTTCTTCCGCCACCGCTGACCTGGCGTCCCCGCGTCCGGGCGGTGCCTTCGGGAATCGGATTTCGAAGGACGGCCGGGATGGTCTAAGCTCTCTCTCGGTAGCGTGTCCGAGCGGCCGAAGGAGCTCGCCTCGAAAGCGAGTGTGGGGAAACTCACCGAGGGTTCAAATCCCTCCGCTACCGCAGGTAGATGAAGGGGCAGACCCGTTTGGGTCTGCCCCTTCACTGCGTTCCGTCTCAGTTTCCGTCTCAGTCGTGGTGCTCCAGACCCAGCAGACGTCTGGGTTGCTCATACGGGTGCGCCCCACCCGTACGAGGAGCACGATTCCACTTCGCGGTCGCTGCCATGGCACCGTCACCGCACACTTCGAACTGGTCTTCCTCTGTGTGGCGGCAATAACCCTGCTCACCCTGCGTCCAGTCCGGGGCGAGGCAGCGGCCCTCGCCGGTGCGGCCGGTGTCGATGAGGACGCCGCGAGCGGCCGGCGTCGGCTGGAGGCGCTTGAGGCGGCCGGAGAGGACTTCGCCCTCCAGCACACCCTTCGCGGACATGTACAGCAACCGGATCCCGATCGAGCGCCTGGTGCGGGACCCCGCCGCACGTGACCCGGCTCGTCCGGATAACGCGGTGGCCCCGGTGACAGGGAGGCTGACCCGGGGCCACCGCACTGATTCAGGTCGGGGGAAGCGGCATCGGGGGGACAAGCCGCTCCCCCCGATGAGAACAGGCCCTACCAGCCCTCGCCGCGATCGGGGGTAGGCCGCGGCGAGGACCCCACAGAGAGGTCCCGTTCCTCGCCCCGCGGACTTCCTGCCACATCCGCCGGGCTCGTCATCCATCCTGCTTCGCCGCAGAAGCCGCGCGGGCGGGCAAAGGGCCCCGATCTCCGGGTCCTTGGTCCTTAAAGTCCGGATGAGTGATCGGAAACACCACACGGATACGGCCATTCGTGCGGATAGACTCGCCCGACCGCGCAGGGGATCGAAGGGGAGTCAGGGGCCGATGGTGCAAGCGAAGAAGATCGCTCTCTACTTGATAGTCGTCTTCGTGCTCTACACGATCATCACCTCCCCGGCCCGGGCCGCGGACCTCGTCCAGGTAGGGTTCGAGGGCGTTTCGAGTGCCGCGCAGAGCGTCGGCGACTTCATGACCGAGCTGGTGAAGTAGGAGTACGCCCATGATCCGCCATCTGGTCCTGTTCAAGCTGAACGACGGCGTCGAGCGGGACGACCCGCGGGTCGTCGCGGGGGCCAGGGCCTTCCAGGAACTGGCGGACAAGGTCCCCGGGCTGGAGTTCTGGGAGTGCGCCTGGAACATCACCGACCGGCCGATCGCGTACGACTTCGCCATCAACTCCGCCGTCGCCGACGAGGCCGCGCTGAAGCGCTACATCGAGCATCCGGCCCACCAGGCGGCCGCCGGTCAGTGGCGTGAATTCGCCACCTGGGTGATCGCCGACTACCCGTTCTGACTCCTTCGGCCCTGCGAGCCCCTCACCACAGCGGTGAGGGGCTTTTCTTGTGTTTAAACCGATTCGAGGTCAACACGGCGCAATAGGGTGCTTGCACATAGTGGACATGTCTTGTGATGCTATGACCGCTTTTGACGGATGAGTTGACCGAAGTTGACCGCAAAGGGGTGGCGTCATCGTGCCGGCCAGTACAGCGCCTCAAGTGCCTCCCCAGACCGCCCAGACGGGGCAGGCCGTCCAGACGGCACCGACCGCCCGGACGGCGCAGACCGTCCAGTCGCCGCAGCAGGTGCAGCAGCCGCAGACGGTGCAGCAGGCGGTGCAGGTGCAGCCGCAGGCGGTGCAGACGATCGAGACCGAGACGCCCGACGACACCGTCACGCCCGCCAGGACCAGGGGCGCGGACACCAGGGCGCTCACCCAGGTGCTCTTCGGGCAGCTCAAGGGGCTGGAGCCGGGCACCGCGGAGCACGGCCGGGTCCGGACGGCGCTGATCGAGGCGAACCTCCCCCTCGTGCGGTACGCCGCGGCGCGGTTCCGGAGCCGCAACGAGCCGATGGAGGATGTCGTCCAGGTCGGCACGATCGGGCTGATCAACGCCATCGACCGGTTCGACCCCGAACGGGGCGTCCAGTTCCCGACCTTCGCGATGCCGACCGTGGTCGGCGAGATCAAGCGGTATTTCCGGGACAACGTACGGACCGTCCACGTGCCGCGCCGGCTGCACGAGCTCTGGGTCCAGGTCACCGGCGCCACCGAGGACCTGACGACCGCTCACGGCCGCTCACCCACCACCGCGGAGATCGCCGAGCGGCTGAAGATCTCCGAGGACGAGGTGCTGGCCTGCATCGAGGCGGGGCGCTCGTACCACGCGACCTCACTGGAAGCCGCCCAGGAGGGTGACGGGCTGCCCGGCCTGCTGGACCGGCTCGGCTACGAGGACCCGGCCCTGGCCGGGGTCGAACACCGCGATCTGGTCCGGCACCTGCTCGTCCAGCTGCCCGAGCGCGAGCAGCGGATCCTGCTGCTGCGCTACTACAGCAATCTGACGCAGTCCCAGATCAGCGCGGAACTGGGTGTCTCCCAGATGCACGTGTCAAGGCTCCTCGCCCGAAGTTTCGCCCGACTCCGATCCGCAAACAGGATCGAGGCGTAACCGGAACGGGTAAGACGCTCCTCGGGCATTCCTCTCGGACCAGATACGGCATACCCGCTGTTAACCCCACAGACTCCCCCAAGACTTGTCGACAAGTCACTACAGCGCGTTGCCGACATGTGACATTCTGCGGGAACCGCGTTTGCCGCCGCCTCCCCTCCGGTATTCAGGTGGAGGCTGCGTTCCTCCGATGGTCGCGGCCACCGCGACCGTCCGCGACCTCAAGGGGGTGGCATGTCCGCAGAACAGGGCAGCTCGAAGGTGCTCACGCTCACCAAGAGCGCACCCGCACCCGTTGTGCTCACCAGCTCGTCGGAAGCCATCGACACCCGCACGCTGTCCCGCTCGCTGTTCGTGCGGCTCGCCGCACTGGGTCCCGCACCGGGTCCCGATGGAACGGACAGCCCGGAGCGTGCCTATGTGCGGGACACACTCATCGAGCTCAACCTGCCGCTGGTGCGTTATGCCGCGGCGCGGTTCCGGAGCCGTAACGAACCCATGGAGGACATCGTCCAGGTCGGCACGATCGGCCTGATCAAGGCGATCGACCGGTTCGACTGCGAACGCGGCGTGGAGTTCCCCACGTTCGCGATGCCCACCGTCGTCGGCGAGATCAAGCGCTTCTTCCGCGACACCTCGTGGTCGGTACGGGTGCCCCGCCGGCTCCAGGAGCTGCGGCTCGCCCTCACCAAGACCAGCGACGAGCTCGCCCAGAAGCTCGACCGCTCGCCGACCGTGCCGGAGCTGGCCAAGGCGCTCGGGGTCTCCGAGGAGGACGTCGTCGACGGCCTCGCCGTCGGCAACGCCTACACCGCCTCCTCGCTGGACTCGCCCTCACCCGAGGACGACGGCGGCGAGGGCTCACTGGCCGACCGGCTGGGATACGAGGACGCGGCGCTGGAGGGCGTCGAGTACCGCGAGTCCCTCAAGCCGCTGCTGGCCAAACTCCCGCCCCGGGAGCGGCAGATCATCATGCTGCGGTTCTTCGCCAACATGACCCAGTCGCAGATCGGCGAGGAGGTCGGCATCTCGCAGATGCACGTCTCGCGCCTGCTGACCCGCACGCTCGCCCAGCTCAGGGAGGGGCTCATCGCCGACTGACCTGCGCGCAGCCGCGCAAGGGTTCCGAATTGACGGACCGTCAGCCACACTGGCGCGATGCGACGTCAGACATTCGGCCCGCCCGGCCGCCGGGGCACCGTGATCGCCGCCTCGGCGGCCGTGCTGTGCCTGGGCGGGTCCCTGGCAGGCTGCGGCGACGGGACGGGCGGCGACGGCTACACGGCCGTCGGCGCGGCACAGGCGGCCCCCGGAAAGGCCCCTTCGGGGGCGGTGGCGCCCTCGGGGAAGGTCACGCTGGTCCCGCTGGACGGGGACGAGCGCGGGGGCGGCGACCGGAGCGGTGCCGGGAGACGCGGGGGCTCCTCGCCCTCGCCGGGCTCCTCGGCCGCGGCCCGCGGTGCGGGCGGCGGTGCCGAGGTCAGCGGTGCGGGTGGTTCAGGCGGTGCGGGTGGCGCCGATGCCGGGCGACCGGGTGCGCCGGGCCGCGCGGCGGACGGGTCCGGCGGCGCGGGCGGCGGCGGCGGCACGACCGGCGGCGGCAGCACGGGCGGCGCGAGCCCCACAGGCGGCAGTCCCGCGGGCGGCTCCGACTCCGGTGGCCCCACCGGCCCCGCGACCCCGTCCGCGCCGGGCTCCACCGCCCCCGCGGGAGCCGCCGTACTGGAGGTGGGCGCACCCGGGCGCGCGGCGGCGGACAAGCGCTGGTGCGAGAAGGTGACCGTGGAGTTCCGCAACACCGGTGGATCACCGGTGCGTTCGGGCACCGTCACCTTCGCCACGCACATCATCGGCGGGCTGGGGATCGACTGGGCGACCCGGGAATCGACAGCGCCGCTGCCCGCGCCGATCGGCGCGGGAGCGGCGCGGGAGAAGACGTACACCGTCTGTGTGGACGCCTGGCGGGTGCCCCTGGGCATGCATGTCGAGACCCGGGACGTCACCGCCGTCTGGAAGTGACGGATGGGGACGGGGTGACCGGAGGGCCGGTCAGCCGAGCGCGAGCCAGGCGACCGCGCCGAGGACGATGATCACCGCGACGACCGCGGCGATCAATCCGGTCCTCGGGCCGGACGACACGGCCGCGGGCTGCTGCCGACGCTGCGGCTCGCCCTCGTCGACGAAGGCGCGGAACATCTGCGTGTTGCCTGCCGGGTCGCTTGTGCCCTCGGGACCCTGCGGGGCGTGGGGGTTGTGTGCCATGTCGCAGGACCCTAGCGAACTCGGCGCAGGCGCCCAACCCCCGGGGCGGTGAAGGCGCGAGACCTCAGCGGGGGGAACCGGTGCGGAAGCAACGGGTGAGGGGCGGGGAAGGCGCGGACACACGGCGGGGAATCCTCCGGGCCCGCCGGACCCCACTCGGTGACCCGCACCGGTTCCGGTGTCGCTCCGGTCGGGCAACACCGTTGCGTCCCGGGCCACTTGGGGACGAAGGCCGTCCCCGTCCGCCTGCCCTCCCGTATATATGCGCGAGGGGCGATCACGCGCCGCTCGCGCGTGGCGCCGCAGCGCCCGACGAGTGGACCGATCCACCCGGAAACCGGGTTCCGGACCGCGCCACCCGCACCTCTCGTGTGGCACGAGACACATCCACCACTCGCGCACCGCAGACGCTGGGGCTTTGACTCCACCCCTACGGAGCCTTTTGCGTTCCTTTACTTATGCAAGCCCTATTTCGTTTGCCTGCAGCAACCAACGGCTTCTATGGTTGCCCTAAGCAACAAGGTGACCGGTGTGAGATGTCTGGGGGTCCCGTGGCCGCACGGAGTCAGTACGAAGAACTGGCCCGGCAGCTGAGCGCCATCGGCGCCGTGAAACGAGGACTCGCCCGCACCCTGCCGGCCGAATGCCCCGCGGGGTCCGCGGCCGTACTGGCTCTGCTGAGCCGGCACGGCGAAATACGGATCAGCAGACTGGCCGAGCTGCTCGACGTCGATATGTCCGTGACCAGCCGACATGTCGCCCACGTAGCGGAACGCGGCTGGATCGAACGGTCTCCGGACCCGGCGGACAAGCGTTCCCGGATCCTGCGACTCACCCCCGCGGGCGAGGACGTGCTCGGCAACCTGAACTGCCGGACCACCGAAATGTTCGCCCACCACCTCCAGGATTGGTCCGACGAAGAGGTCGGGCAGCTCAACACGTTGTTGGCCCGGCTGCGCGACAGCTTCTCCTGCCGCGGTTCCGGCGGGTGCGCCCCCGGAAGGCACAGCGGCGACTGCCGCTCCCGGCCGGCCGACAGCAACGACGGCTCGTACACCCGTACACCCGTGTAACAGAAGCAAAGACAAGGAATTAAATGGCTACGACCACACCAACCGGTGTGCGGGGCGGCCACGCCAAGCACGGAGGGCACGATTCCTCCGACGGCACGCCGATGACACACCGGCAGATCATGGAAGCACTCACCGGGCTCATGCTCGGCATGTTCGTCGCGATTCTGTCGTCCACCGTCGTCACCAACGCCCTGCCGGAGATCATCTCCGACCTCGGCGGCGGCCAGAGCGCCTACACCTGGGTCGTCACGGCCTCGCTGCTGGCCATGACGGCGACCACCCCCCTGTGGGGCAAGCTCTCCGACCTGTTCAGCAAGAAGCTGCTGGTCCAGATAGCACTGGTCATCTACGTCCTCGGCTCGGTCGTCGCCGGTATGTCGACCAGCAGCGGCATGCTGATCGCCTGCCGTGTGGTGCAGGGCATCGGCGTCGGCGGTCTCTCCGCCCTCGCCCAGATCGTGATGGCCGCGATGATCGCCCCGCGTGAGCGCGGTCGCTACAGCGGCTACCTCGGTGCTGTCTTCGCCGTCGCCACCGTCGGCGGCCCGCTGCTCGGCGGTGTCATCACCGACACCAGCTGGATGGGCTGGCGCTGGTGCTTCTACGTCGGTGTGCCGTTCGCGGCCATCGCCCTCGTCGTGCTGCAGAAGACCCTGAAGCTCCCGGTCGTCAAGCGCGAGGTCAAGGTCGACTGGACCGGGGCCTTCTTCATCAGCTCCGCCGTCTCGCTGCTGCTCCTCTGGGTGACCTTCGCGGGCGACAAGTACGACTGGATGTCCTGGCAGACCGGCGTGATGCTGGCCGGCTCGGTGGTCCTCGCGCTGCTCTTCGTCCTCACCGAGTCGCGGGCCAGTGAGCCGATCATCCCGCTGCGGCTGTTCCGCAACCGCACCATCACGCTCGCCTCGCTCGCCTCGCTGTTCGTCGGTATCGCGATGTTCGCGGGCACCGTCTTCTTCAGCCAGTACTTCCAGCTGGCGCGCGGCAAGTCGCCGACGATGTCCGGTGTGATGACGATCCCGATGATCACGGGTCTGTTCCTCTCCTCCACCATCTCGGGCCAGGTCATCACCAGGACGGGCCGCTGGAAGGCCTGGCTGGTCAGCGGTGGCTTCCTGATCACGGCCGGGCTCGGCATGCTCGGCACCATCCGGTACGACACGGCGTACTGGCAGATCGCGATCTACATGTTCGTGATGGGGCTCGGCGTCGGCATGATGATGCAGAACCTGGTGCTCGCCACCCAGAACCAGGTCGACCCCAAGGACCTCGGTTCGGCCAGCTCCGTCGTCACCTTCTTCCGCTCGCTCGGTGGTGCCATCGGTGTCTCGGCACTGGGCGCCATCATGGCGAACCGCGTCACCCACTACGTCAAGGACGGCCTGGCGGACCTCGGTACCCAGGGCGCGTCCATGGGCACCGGCGGCGGGGGCATCCCCGACCTGGACAAGCTGCCCGCACCGATCCGTACGGTCGTGGAGGCCGCCTACGGACACGGCGTCGGTGACGTCTTCCTTTACGCGGCTCCGGCCGCCCTGCTCGCCTTCATCATCACGATCTTCATCAAGGAGGTCGCGCTGAGGACGAACGCCGCGAACGACGCCCCGGCGCGGGCCGAGGCACCGGCTCCGGTCGAGGCGGCTGTTCCGGTCGAGACGGCGGCGCTCGCCGGGGTCCCGTCCGGTACCACCGCACTGGTCTCCGAGGGATCGGCCGGCGTCACCGCGGTCGACACCCCTCAGGCCGCTCCGGTGGCGACCCTGCAGGGCACCGCGGTAAGCGGTGTGGTGCGCGGCGCCGAGGGCGCACCCGTCGGCGGTGCCGCTGTCACGCTGATCTCGCTGGGCGGCCGGCAGCTGGGCATCTCGGCCGCGCAGGCCGACGGCAGCTACGGTCTGAACGCCCCGGGCGCCGGTTCGTACGTGCTGATCGCGTCCGCCGACGGCTTCCAGCCGCAGGCGTCCACCGTGGTCGTCGGCGAGGAGCCGCTCGCGTACGACATCCTGCTCGCCGGTACGAGCGGGCTGGCCGGGACCGTGCGGGCCGCCGAGAGCGGTTCGCCGGTCGAGGGCGCCATGATCATCGTGACCGATGTCCGCGGCGACGTGCTGGCCACCGGCAAGTCCGGTGTGACGGGCGAGTTCACCTTCGGTGAGCTGGTCCCCGGTTCGGTGACCGTCGCGGTCAACGCGGCCGGGTTCCGCCCGATGGCACTGCCCGTGGAGGTCGGCGGCCAGGGTGTCACCCGGGTCGACGCCGCACTGCGGTCCGGTGCGCTGGTGCAGGGTGTCGTGCGGGCCGGTTCCGGTCTGCGGCCGCTGCCGGACGCCCGCGTCACACTGATCGACGCGGCGGGCAACGTGATCGCCAACTCGACGACCGGGGAGGACGGGGCGTACGCCTTCACCGACCTGGACGCGGGCGAGTACTCGGTCATCGCGACCGGATACCCGCCGGTGGCAGGCGCCCTGACCGTGGCCGGTCGCGGTGTCGACGGCCACGACATCGAGCTCGCCCACCCCGGCGAGTAGTCAAGACCCCTGGCGGGACGGCCCTCGAGCGGAGAGGCTGTCCCGGCCGGTGGAAATGGGCCCCGGTGGCGGGGACGGCAGGCAGGGGACGGCCTGCCGTCCCCGCCCCGGGGCCCGACTCATTGAGTGACCCGTTCCGTGAGCGGACGGGGCATTGAGCAAGGAGAGAAAACGGGATGGGACTTCGCGCACAGGTACGGACGCGGGACGGCTGGGCGGTCCAGCACGCGGTCGTGACGGTCACCGACATGACCGGGACGCAGGTGCTGCGGGCCGCCGCCGACGAGGACGGGGCGGTGCGCGCCGACACCCCGCTGTCCGCGGGCGCGTACACCGTGATCGTGACGGCGGTCGGGTACGCCCCCGCCGCCTCGACCGCCCTCGTCACGGCGAGCGGCCGGGTCGAGGCCGGCACGGTGGTGCTGGCCCGCCAGGGCGGTGTGGAGCTGCCGCCGCCGGGCGCCTGGTCGCTGGACCCGGCGCACTGCTCGGTGGGCGCGGTCGCCCAGCACCTGGGGATCTCCAGCGTGCACGGCCGGTTCACCGAGTTCGGCGGCCGGATCGAGATCGCCGAGGACCTGCAGCGGTCCCGGGTGGACGCGGTCATCAGCGCGACCAGCATCGACACCGGCAACGGCATGCGGGACAAGCACCTGCGGTCGCCGGACTTCCTCGACACGGACCGGTTCCCGGAGATCACCTACCGCTCCAGCGGGCTGACCCCGGCCGGCCCCGACCGGTGGACCGTGCACGGCGAGCTCACGCTGCACGGCGTGAAGCGCCCC
Protein-coding regions in this window:
- a CDS encoding MFS transporter; amino-acid sequence: MATTTPTGVRGGHAKHGGHDSSDGTPMTHRQIMEALTGLMLGMFVAILSSTVVTNALPEIISDLGGGQSAYTWVVTASLLAMTATTPLWGKLSDLFSKKLLVQIALVIYVLGSVVAGMSTSSGMLIACRVVQGIGVGGLSALAQIVMAAMIAPRERGRYSGYLGAVFAVATVGGPLLGGVITDTSWMGWRWCFYVGVPFAAIALVVLQKTLKLPVVKREVKVDWTGAFFISSAVSLLLLWVTFAGDKYDWMSWQTGVMLAGSVVLALLFVLTESRASEPIIPLRLFRNRTITLASLASLFVGIAMFAGTVFFSQYFQLARGKSPTMSGVMTIPMITGLFLSSTISGQVITRTGRWKAWLVSGGFLITAGLGMLGTIRYDTAYWQIAIYMFVMGLGVGMMMQNLVLATQNQVDPKDLGSASSVVTFFRSLGGAIGVSALGAIMANRVTHYVKDGLADLGTQGASMGTGGGGIPDLDKLPAPIRTVVEAAYGHGVGDVFLYAAPAALLAFIITIFIKEVALRTNAANDAPARAEAPAPVEAAVPVETAALAGVPSGTTALVSEGSAGVTAVDTPQAAPVATLQGTAVSGVVRGAEGAPVGGAAVTLISLGGRQLGISAAQADGSYGLNAPGAGSYVLIASADGFQPQASTVVVGEEPLAYDILLAGTSGLAGTVRAAESGSPVEGAMIIVTDVRGDVLATGKSGVTGEFTFGELVPGSVTVAVNAAGFRPMALPVEVGGQGVTRVDAALRSGALVQGVVRAGSGLRPLPDARVTLIDAAGNVIANSTTGEDGAYAFTDLDAGEYSVIATGYPPVAGALTVAGRGVDGHDIELAHPGE
- a CDS encoding YceI family protein — protein: MGLRAQVRTRDGWAVQHAVVTVTDMTGTQVLRAAADEDGAVRADTPLSAGAYTVIVTAVGYAPAASTALVTASGRVEAGTVVLARQGGVELPPPGAWSLDPAHCSVGAVAQHLGISSVHGRFTEFGGRIEIAEDLQRSRVDAVISATSIDTGNGMRDKHLRSPDFLDTDRFPEITYRSSGLTPAGPDRWTVHGELTLHGVKRPIDLDLTYLGTGPDPWGGVRAAFRATAELRREDFAMNYNQVIQAGISAIGTTLRVELDIQAVQGDSLPAA